A single genomic interval of Gemmatimonadota bacterium harbors:
- the uvrC gene encoding excinuclease ABC subunit UvrC, with protein sequence MPSPDAFAGCWVVPEQNDAPVDRHLDTPTRQMSELLHAKVAQLPETPGVYLWKSDDGTVLYVGKANKLRQRVRSYLADDAGMSPKTRMLMQRVTDLDTIVVPSETHALILEYNLIKEHRPQYNIVLRDDKSYPYVKVTLQEPYPRVFVTRRLVDDGARYFGPYTDVGAMRKALNVVKRIFTVRSCRFDMPREMPERACLDFYIKRCKGPCVGAQSQADYGAMIDEVVCFLEGRTDEVVRRVRARMAEASDAMDYERAAEMRDALTHLTQMEEPTVMLNVEGGDRDVVGYARDGEDACVALLRIRGGRLLGREHRFLEHIEEEPDTRVLGAYLVASYLAASERATELLLPFEFPDRELFAASLPGTNVVLPQRGPRRELLDLAEQNARHLLEEFKLAGLEADERAADPVYELGRELGLQKIPRSLVCFDNSTAQGKDSVGSVVWFENGRPRRSEYRTMRVLSVDEALGPDDFASMREVVGRYFRRRLDEKKPLPDLVVVDGGKGQLSSAAEALAALGLEKLPLVSLAKRDEEVFMVGKAESLRLSRRSPALRLLQQARDEAHRTAVTYNRKRRTMRTVTSELLKIPGVGPVKRRALLTAFGSIQGVRSASVEAIAALPGWSSKAAEKVLETLKQNDPTAVPSSPTTAPPQTPDSPSSPE encoded by the coding sequence GTGCCTTCGCCGGACGCCTTCGCCGGTTGCTGGGTCGTGCCTGAGCAGAACGACGCGCCTGTGGATCGCCATCTCGACACGCCGACGCGCCAGATGAGCGAACTCCTGCACGCGAAGGTTGCGCAACTGCCGGAGACGCCCGGCGTCTATCTCTGGAAGAGCGACGACGGCACCGTGCTGTATGTGGGGAAGGCGAACAAGCTGCGCCAACGCGTGCGGTCGTATTTGGCTGACGATGCCGGCATGAGTCCCAAAACGCGTATGCTGATGCAGCGCGTGACCGACCTCGACACCATCGTGGTGCCGAGCGAGACGCACGCGCTGATTCTCGAATACAATCTGATTAAGGAACACCGTCCGCAGTACAACATTGTGCTGCGCGACGATAAGTCATACCCGTACGTGAAGGTCACGTTGCAGGAACCGTATCCGCGAGTCTTTGTAACGCGACGCCTCGTCGACGATGGCGCGCGCTACTTTGGGCCGTACACGGATGTGGGCGCGATGCGCAAAGCGCTCAATGTCGTGAAGCGAATCTTTACGGTACGGTCGTGTCGCTTTGATATGCCGCGCGAAATGCCCGAGCGCGCCTGTCTCGATTTCTATATCAAGCGGTGCAAAGGGCCCTGCGTTGGCGCCCAGTCGCAGGCCGATTACGGCGCGATGATTGACGAGGTGGTGTGCTTCCTGGAAGGGCGCACCGACGAAGTGGTGCGTCGCGTGCGCGCGCGCATGGCCGAAGCATCGGACGCCATGGATTATGAGCGCGCCGCCGAGATGCGAGATGCGCTCACCCATCTCACGCAGATGGAAGAGCCCACGGTGATGCTCAATGTAGAAGGGGGCGATCGCGACGTGGTGGGATACGCGCGCGACGGCGAGGACGCCTGCGTGGCGCTCCTGCGCATTCGCGGCGGACGGCTGCTCGGGCGCGAGCATCGCTTTCTTGAACACATTGAGGAGGAGCCCGACACCCGTGTGCTCGGCGCCTATCTCGTGGCCAGTTATCTCGCGGCTTCCGAGCGGGCCACCGAACTGCTGCTCCCGTTTGAGTTTCCAGATCGCGAGCTCTTTGCCGCGTCGCTCCCCGGGACGAACGTGGTGCTGCCTCAGCGCGGCCCTCGGCGCGAGCTCCTCGACCTCGCCGAACAGAACGCACGCCACTTGCTCGAGGAGTTCAAGCTTGCCGGTCTCGAAGCCGACGAGCGCGCCGCGGACCCTGTGTACGAACTCGGGCGGGAGCTGGGGCTGCAGAAGATACCGCGCTCGCTGGTCTGCTTTGACAACTCCACGGCGCAGGGCAAAGACTCCGTGGGGTCGGTCGTCTGGTTCGAGAACGGTAGACCGCGTCGCAGCGAGTACCGCACGATGCGCGTACTGAGTGTGGATGAAGCGCTCGGCCCAGATGACTTTGCCTCGATGCGTGAGGTGGTGGGGCGCTATTTCCGCCGGCGACTCGACGAAAAGAAGCCGCTCCCTGACCTAGTGGTCGTGGACGGTGGCAAAGGGCAGTTGAGTTCCGCGGCCGAAGCGCTGGCTGCACTCGGGCTCGAGAAGTTGCCGCTCGTGTCGCTGGCCAAACGAGATGAAGAAGTCTTTATGGTAGGTAAGGCGGAATCGCTGCGGCTGTCGCGTCGGTCACCAGCGCTCCGGCTTCTGCAGCAGGCGCGCGACGAAGCGCATCGGACGGCGGTTACGTACAATCGAAAACGCAGGACGATGCGTACCGTCACGTCGGAGTTGCTCAAGATCCCTGGCGTAGGGCCGGTCAAACGTCGCGCCTTACTCACGGCGTTCGGCAGTATTCAGGGGGTGCGCTCGGCGAGCGTGGAAGCGATTGCGGCGTTGCCTGGCTGGTCGAGTAAAGCGGCAGAGAAAGTACTGGAAACTTTGAAGCAGAACGATCCTACGGCCGTTCCGTCTTCACCGACGACGGCTCCGCCACAGACTCCTGATTCACCCTCGAGCCCCGAATGA
- the murJ gene encoding murein biosynthesis integral membrane protein MurJ, whose protein sequence is MGHYLGVGLAADALTAAFRVPNFLQNLFGEGVLSASFIPVYARLLAEGDERESGRVAGAIGSLLVLTSAVLVLVGIVLTPYALIPLIAPGFTGEQRELTITLVQIAFPGVGLLVLSAWALGILNSHRRFFLSYASPVAMNLVMIGVLLWRGPALSATLAGPAQLATWLAWASVAGSALQVAVQMPTVLRVERRLRVGLATGDPQVRTVLRNFWPVFLGRGVVQISSYADQIIASFLGVGAVAMLGYVQVIAILPVSLFGMSVSAAELPAMSGTLGDDAEVSRVLRQRLHDGLHRIAFYVVPSAVAFLALGDIVGGAIYQTGKLGRTETVWLWSGLAGSAVGLLAGTLGRLYASTWYALRDTRTPLRYATLRVAITVVLGVIAALRLPGWLGIDAKWGVAGLTASAGVAAWVEFFLLRRSLSRRIGATGVDAAYIARLWAAAALAALFAFGVKLWLGTERPVVLGVVALPLYGAVYFGATAMIGIEEARAFAGRLRRLLGRA, encoded by the coding sequence ATGGGACACTATCTCGGCGTGGGCCTCGCTGCTGACGCGCTCACCGCCGCCTTCCGTGTGCCAAACTTTCTGCAAAACTTGTTTGGCGAAGGGGTGTTGTCGGCGTCGTTTATCCCCGTGTACGCGCGACTGCTGGCAGAGGGGGACGAACGCGAGAGTGGGCGTGTCGCCGGCGCCATTGGATCTTTGCTTGTACTGACGAGCGCCGTCCTTGTGCTCGTGGGCATCGTGCTCACGCCGTATGCCCTGATTCCGTTGATCGCGCCCGGCTTTACGGGCGAACAACGCGAGCTCACCATCACGCTCGTGCAGATTGCGTTCCCAGGCGTTGGGCTGCTCGTGCTGTCGGCCTGGGCGCTCGGCATTTTGAATTCGCATCGACGCTTCTTCTTGTCGTACGCGTCGCCGGTGGCAATGAATCTAGTGATGATTGGCGTGCTGCTCTGGCGTGGTCCTGCGCTCTCCGCCACTCTCGCGGGCCCAGCCCAACTCGCCACCTGGTTGGCGTGGGCTTCGGTCGCGGGTAGCGCGCTGCAAGTGGCGGTGCAAATGCCTACGGTGTTGCGCGTGGAGCGTCGGCTCCGTGTAGGCCTCGCCACCGGTGACCCGCAGGTGCGCACGGTGTTGCGCAATTTCTGGCCCGTGTTTTTGGGTCGAGGCGTCGTGCAGATCTCGTCGTACGCCGATCAGATCATCGCGTCGTTCCTTGGCGTCGGCGCAGTGGCGATGCTCGGCTACGTGCAGGTGATCGCCATTCTGCCCGTGTCGTTGTTCGGGATGTCCGTGTCGGCCGCGGAGTTACCCGCGATGTCCGGCACGCTCGGGGATGACGCCGAGGTGTCGCGCGTGCTGCGGCAACGGCTGCACGACGGCCTGCATCGCATTGCCTTTTATGTGGTGCCGAGCGCGGTGGCATTCCTTGCGCTTGGTGACATTGTGGGCGGCGCGATCTATCAAACGGGCAAGCTTGGGCGCACCGAAACGGTCTGGTTGTGGAGCGGACTCGCCGGCTCCGCTGTGGGATTGCTCGCGGGAACGCTCGGGCGACTCTATGCCTCCACGTGGTATGCGTTGCGCGATACGCGAACGCCGCTGCGGTACGCCACATTGCGCGTGGCCATCACGGTGGTGCTCGGCGTGATCGCGGCACTGCGTCTGCCTGGCTGGCTTGGCATCGACGCAAAGTGGGGCGTGGCCGGGCTCACCGCCTCTGCGGGCGTGGCGGCGTGGGTCGAGTTCTTTCTGCTCCGTCGATCGCTCTCGCGGCGCATTGGGGCCACTGGAGTAGACGCTGCGTACATCGCGCGCCTCTGGGCTGCTGCGGCTCTGGCCGCACTCTTCGCGTTTGGCGTAAAGCTCTGGCTCGGCACCGAGCGTCCCGTGGTGCTGGGCGTCGTTGCGCTCCCGCTGTACGGCGCCGTGTACTTCGGTGCCACGGCGATGATCGGGATTGAGGAGGCGCGTGCCTTCGCCGGACGCCTTCGCCGGTTGCTGGGTCGTGCCTGA
- the bshC gene encoding bacillithiol biosynthesis BshC, whose protein sequence is MSNPRILAEPIGGSALARAAVDGTTPPGWFLPRPRGADGWRSHAEVVRSAFPGARWMDSLRPAITPSGAAAERLERVASGHGVLVTTGQQPGLFGGPGYTWLKALSALALADKIEREIGIPAAPLFWAATDDADFQEASFTHVNIGTECRRIAIPREGPDGLVMSQMPLGAVHEQLAALLDATGSSPQGSVLAALQRAYHPDATIGGAYVSFMRSVLEPLGIAVLDAWHPAVRSAARSTLGLALNRASAIDEAVALRMVSIERAGYRAQVARVPKLSAVFRSTIGIKERVPLSQAGDAALRDELVLSPTVLLRPVVERCLMPSIAYVGGPGEVAYFAQVGAVAEAMGTPMPLVVPRWSATVIEPSVDRMLGRLGMVYDDVRAPHEAERRIGERAMPAAIRDSLAELRDTLEVRMDALMASQQGRRLVPDEVLEGSRKQFRHRIERIERRLRSAATRQEAEAVRDLASVRAALVPDGERQERRLNFVPLLARHGDSLLAQLKAGAAQHANAIFGVK, encoded by the coding sequence GTGAGTAATCCTCGAATTCTTGCCGAGCCCATAGGCGGAAGCGCGCTCGCGCGCGCTGCTGTGGACGGTACGACGCCGCCAGGGTGGTTCCTGCCGCGTCCGCGTGGCGCTGATGGATGGCGGAGTCACGCGGAAGTCGTGCGCAGTGCGTTTCCGGGGGCACGCTGGATGGATTCGCTGCGGCCGGCCATTACGCCGAGCGGTGCGGCAGCGGAACGACTGGAGCGAGTCGCGTCGGGGCATGGCGTGCTCGTGACCACGGGGCAGCAGCCGGGATTGTTCGGCGGTCCCGGCTACACCTGGCTCAAGGCGCTCTCCGCTCTTGCGTTGGCCGACAAGATTGAACGTGAAATCGGCATCCCGGCTGCGCCGTTGTTTTGGGCCGCTACGGACGATGCCGATTTTCAAGAAGCAAGCTTTACGCATGTGAATATTGGCACCGAGTGTCGACGCATCGCGATCCCTCGCGAGGGGCCGGATGGTTTGGTGATGTCGCAAATGCCGCTCGGCGCCGTGCATGAGCAACTCGCGGCGCTCCTCGACGCGACCGGGTCGTCTCCGCAGGGTTCGGTATTGGCGGCGCTGCAGCGCGCCTATCACCCAGACGCCACGATTGGCGGTGCGTACGTGTCGTTCATGCGATCGGTTCTTGAGCCGCTGGGGATCGCCGTGCTCGACGCGTGGCACCCAGCGGTACGCTCGGCGGCGCGCAGTACGTTGGGGCTCGCTCTCAATCGGGCATCCGCGATTGACGAAGCCGTGGCGCTCCGCATGGTGTCGATTGAGCGCGCGGGGTATCGCGCGCAAGTGGCGCGCGTGCCAAAACTTTCAGCGGTGTTTCGCAGCACCATCGGGATCAAAGAGCGCGTGCCACTCTCGCAGGCGGGTGATGCCGCGTTGCGTGACGAGCTCGTGCTCTCGCCGACCGTGTTGCTCCGGCCCGTCGTCGAGCGATGTTTGATGCCGAGCATCGCGTATGTTGGTGGCCCCGGCGAAGTCGCGTATTTCGCGCAGGTCGGAGCCGTGGCCGAGGCGATGGGGACCCCAATGCCGCTCGTCGTGCCGCGGTGGTCTGCGACGGTCATTGAGCCGTCGGTGGATCGAATGCTCGGGCGGCTTGGGATGGTGTACGATGACGTGCGGGCGCCGCACGAGGCCGAACGACGCATTGGGGAACGCGCGATGCCCGCCGCGATTCGCGATTCATTGGCCGAACTGCGCGATACGCTTGAGGTGCGCATGGATGCACTCATGGCTTCGCAGCAGGGCCGCCGACTCGTGCCGGACGAAGTGCTCGAGGGCTCGCGCAAACAGTTCCGCCATCGCATCGAGCGTATTGAGCGTCGGCTCCGCTCCGCTGCCACGCGGCAGGAAGCGGAAGCGGTACGCGACCTCGCCTCGGTGCGCGCGGCGTTAGTGCCCGACGGCGAACGGCAGGAACGGCGGCTCAACTTTGTGCCATTGCTGGCGCGGCACGGGGATTCGCTTCTCGCGCAACTCAAGGCGGGCGCCGCGCAGCACGCGAACGCCATTTTCGGAGTCAAGTGA
- a CDS encoding 23S rRNA (pseudouridine(1915)-N(3))-methyltransferase RlmH — MKVLVAAVGKPRNPALAAAISDYEERAARYWPLEWHEVREEPAKSVSADLVREREGERLLKVIPSVARVVACDPGGTGQSSELFSTWLQSERELGRDVAFVIGGAYGLSSAVLSRAQSRLLLAPWTLPHELARLVLAEQLYRAGTIVRREPYHK, encoded by the coding sequence ATGAAGGTTCTGGTCGCCGCGGTCGGTAAACCGCGCAACCCGGCGCTGGCCGCGGCGATCAGTGACTACGAGGAACGGGCGGCCCGCTATTGGCCGCTCGAGTGGCATGAGGTCCGTGAGGAGCCGGCCAAATCGGTTTCTGCGGACCTTGTGCGTGAGCGGGAAGGGGAGCGGTTGCTCAAGGTGATTCCGTCCGTCGCGCGCGTGGTGGCGTGTGACCCCGGTGGCACCGGGCAGTCGTCCGAACTGTTCAGTACGTGGTTACAATCGGAGCGCGAGTTGGGGCGGGATGTGGCGTTTGTAATTGGCGGCGCATACGGACTCTCGAGTGCTGTGCTCAGTCGCGCACAGAGTCGTCTCCTTTTGGCGCCCTGGACGTTGCCGCACGAGCTGGCGCGGTTGGTGTTGGCGGAACAACTCTATCGGGCCGGCACCATCGTGCGGCGCGAACCGTACCACAAATGA
- a CDS encoding Glu/Leu/Phe/Val dehydrogenase — protein sequence MAPDFLLPTNSIVRPDKDTFLNEVNPFEGMMSRFDRAAELLDLEPGLYKVLRHPEKQIITSIPVMMDNGEVEVFQGIRVLYNTSRGPAKGGIRFDLNVTLDEVTALAAWMTWKCAVVNIPFGGAKGGVVCDPLKMSVGELERLTRRYTASIIATLGPDSDVPAPDVNTNERVMAWIMDTYSMRVGHTVTAVVTGKPVEMGGSLGRREATGRGCMLVTRDALKHLGMDVKGATVAVQGFGNVGSVGAQLLQREGCKIVAISDRTGGWHDPKGIDVDGAIEYVKKNKTLVGYNKGTAVTNEEILTLEVDVLLPAALENVITTKNAAQIRAKVICEGANGPTTAAADSILDEKGIFVIPDILANAGGVTVSYFEWVQDRGGYFWTEKVVNERLEDIMVNSFAAVLNLSKQHKVNMRTAAYMLSISRVATVHRLRGIYA from the coding sequence ATGGCACCCGACTTTCTACTGCCGACCAATAGCATTGTCCGCCCGGACAAGGACACCTTCCTCAACGAAGTGAATCCCTTTGAAGGGATGATGTCGCGCTTCGACCGAGCTGCGGAACTCCTTGATCTTGAGCCCGGCCTCTACAAGGTGCTCCGGCACCCCGAAAAGCAGATCATTACCTCGATCCCCGTGATGATGGACAACGGGGAAGTCGAAGTGTTTCAGGGCATTCGCGTGTTGTACAACACGTCCCGCGGTCCCGCCAAGGGCGGCATCCGCTTTGACCTGAACGTCACGCTCGACGAAGTGACCGCGCTGGCCGCGTGGATGACGTGGAAGTGCGCCGTGGTGAACATTCCCTTCGGTGGCGCCAAGGGCGGCGTGGTTTGCGACCCGCTCAAGATGAGCGTCGGTGAGCTCGAGCGTCTGACGCGTCGCTATACCGCCAGCATCATCGCCACCCTTGGTCCCGATTCCGACGTGCCCGCGCCGGACGTGAACACGAACGAACGCGTGATGGCGTGGATCATGGACACGTACTCGATGCGCGTTGGCCACACGGTCACCGCCGTCGTCACGGGCAAGCCCGTGGAGATGGGCGGCTCGTTGGGACGTCGCGAGGCCACAGGACGCGGCTGCATGCTCGTGACTCGTGACGCGCTCAAGCACCTTGGTATGGACGTGAAGGGCGCCACGGTTGCCGTGCAGGGGTTTGGCAATGTGGGCTCCGTGGGCGCACAGCTGTTGCAGCGCGAAGGGTGCAAGATTGTGGCGATCAGCGATCGCACCGGTGGCTGGCACGATCCCAAGGGCATCGATGTGGATGGAGCCATCGAGTATGTCAAAAAGAACAAGACGCTTGTGGGCTACAACAAGGGCACCGCGGTCACCAACGAAGAGATCCTGACCCTTGAAGTGGATGTGCTGCTCCCGGCGGCCCTCGAGAACGTGATCACGACCAAGAATGCCGCGCAGATTCGCGCCAAGGTGATTTGCGAAGGCGCCAACGGGCCGACGACGGCCGCGGCCGATTCCATCCTTGATGAGAAGGGGATCTTCGTGATTCCCGACATTCTCGCGAACGCGGGTGGTGTGACGGTCTCGTATTTTGAGTGGGTGCAGGATCGTGGCGGCTACTTCTGGACGGAGAAGGTCGTCAACGAGCGCCTTGAGGACATCATGGTGAACTCGTTCGCCGCGGTGCTCAACCTGTCGAAGCAACACAAGGTGAACATGCGGACGGCCGCGTATATGCTGTCGATTAGCCGCGTGGCCACCGTGCATCGTCTGCGCGGGATCTACGCGTAA
- the lpxK gene encoding tetraacyldisaccharide 4'-kinase: MLEAVADHIWSSGAVPARLARAVLTPVGWLFGGVVALRNLAFDKQWLRSYPVALPTISIGNLTVGGTGKTPVSAWVVAELRSRGAKPAIVMRGYGGDEPLVHERLNGGVPVVVSPDRVAGVNQAAKGGATVAVLDDAFQHRRAQREADIVLLSADRFGPVRPLPAGPWREPLTALSRAQYVVVTRKSASRLRAKELLAHALRFAPKAAGAIVYLAPDALVAADGSQRAPVESIRNTSVVAVSAIGDPRAFESQLRTAGALVTSLSYADHHRFTAEDVVAILSRAEGATRVICTLKDAVKIGRIWPRHAPSLWYLSQRVVVEAGGEAFDALFSRFASR, translated from the coding sequence GTGCTTGAAGCGGTGGCCGATCACATCTGGAGTTCCGGTGCAGTGCCGGCGCGGCTCGCGCGTGCGGTGCTGACGCCCGTTGGATGGCTCTTTGGGGGCGTGGTCGCGCTCCGCAACCTCGCGTTCGACAAACAGTGGCTCCGCAGCTACCCCGTGGCGCTTCCGACCATCTCAATTGGTAACCTCACGGTCGGGGGCACTGGGAAGACGCCGGTCTCGGCGTGGGTGGTGGCCGAGTTGCGCTCGCGTGGCGCCAAGCCCGCGATTGTGATGCGCGGGTACGGTGGCGACGAGCCCTTGGTCCACGAGCGGCTGAATGGTGGAGTGCCCGTGGTCGTGAGTCCAGATCGTGTGGCGGGGGTCAATCAAGCGGCGAAGGGCGGGGCGACGGTGGCGGTACTGGACGACGCGTTTCAGCATCGCCGGGCGCAGCGCGAGGCCGACATCGTGCTGCTGTCCGCCGATCGGTTCGGGCCGGTACGGCCGTTGCCAGCGGGCCCGTGGCGCGAGCCGTTGACCGCGCTGAGCCGAGCGCAGTATGTGGTGGTCACGCGGAAAAGCGCCTCGCGGCTTCGTGCCAAGGAGCTCTTGGCGCACGCCTTACGATTTGCGCCCAAGGCGGCGGGAGCCATCGTCTATCTGGCACCCGATGCCCTGGTCGCGGCCGACGGGAGCCAGCGGGCCCCGGTGGAGAGCATTCGGAATACCAGCGTCGTCGCGGTGTCGGCCATTGGCGACCCACGGGCGTTTGAATCGCAATTACGGACCGCAGGGGCGCTCGTAACCAGTTTGTCGTATGCGGACCATCATCGTTTTACGGCTGAGGATGTCGTCGCCATCCTCAGCCGGGCTGAGGGGGCGACGAGGGTAATTTGCACGCTGAAAGACGCCGTGAAAATTGGCCGAATCTGGCCTCGCCACGCGCCGTCCCTGTGGTATCTTTCTCAGCGTGTCGTCGTGGAGGCCGGGGGTGAGGCGTTCGACGCACTGTTTTCCCGGTTTGCCTCCCGATGA
- a CDS encoding lysophospholipid acyltransferase family protein, whose amino-acid sequence MSANAEDGTLGAGRPRAKAPNPKFGWKVSIGVPLGIVFLRLLSLTWRVRARGDAPWKARFAAKKPFVFVLWHGQLLPLAHVLRRTGISVLISEHRDGEVIARILRSMGYASVRGSTTRGGGRALLGLISELKEGRTVVLTPDGPRGPAGVFQAGALVAAQRAGVPVVTMAVQVDRAWRLNSWDRFIVPKPFARLSVAFGEPTEVFGDSARAAAEETERFAALLRTTEDQARA is encoded by the coding sequence GTGAGCGCGAACGCAGAAGACGGAACCCTCGGTGCGGGGCGGCCACGTGCGAAAGCTCCCAACCCGAAGTTTGGTTGGAAGGTGAGCATTGGCGTGCCGCTTGGGATTGTGTTTCTGCGGTTGTTGTCGCTCACCTGGCGCGTGCGCGCGCGTGGTGACGCGCCGTGGAAGGCGCGGTTCGCCGCCAAGAAGCCATTCGTGTTTGTGCTCTGGCACGGACAACTCTTGCCGTTGGCGCACGTGCTCCGCCGTACCGGTATTTCGGTGCTCATTAGCGAACATCGCGACGGGGAAGTGATTGCGCGCATTTTGCGCTCGATGGGATACGCCTCGGTGCGTGGCTCCACCACGCGTGGTGGCGGACGGGCGCTGTTGGGGCTGATCAGTGAGTTGAAGGAGGGGCGTACCGTTGTATTGACGCCCGATGGCCCGCGTGGCCCTGCCGGTGTGTTTCAGGCGGGTGCACTCGTGGCCGCACAGCGGGCTGGCGTTCCGGTGGTCACGATGGCGGTGCAGGTGGACCGCGCCTGGCGGCTGAACAGTTGGGACCGGTTCATTGTCCCCAAGCCCTTTGCGCGGTTGTCTGTGGCGTTCGGCGAACCCACCGAGGTGTTCGGTGATTCTGCCCGTGCGGCCGCCGAAGAAACCGAGCGGTTTGCAGCGCTGCTCCGCACGACTGAGGATCAGGCGCGTGCTTGA
- the lpxB gene encoding lipid-A-disaccharide synthase: protein MREILILAGEASGDLHGAKLAEQLRVLRPELTLTGTGGTRMAAAGVELLEQVEGVVGFVEVLRHIPAHYRLLQRIKERLRAGHVALVILIDYPGFNMRVAAAARDAGVPVLYYITPQVWAWREGRLATMARVITKAAVILPFEEALLRRHGVDATFVGHPLLDRSGNLPDRAAARAKLGLSPEGELLALFPGSRPQEILRHLDDFLSVARALEALRPGLKVVVSVAPTITLDASRIPYPMVASASFDVLRAADVALCKSGTTTLEAAVAGCPCAIVYRTSAVSYAIAKRLVKIKHIGLLNIVAGREVAPEFVQDAFEPSRVAAALSPLFEAASPERVAMLAGLDAVRASLGAPGASARVAQMAAEMVP from the coding sequence GTGCGTGAAATCCTGATTCTCGCGGGGGAAGCGTCGGGCGACCTGCACGGCGCGAAGCTCGCGGAACAGTTGCGCGTATTGCGGCCAGAGCTGACGCTCACCGGCACCGGTGGCACGCGCATGGCCGCGGCCGGTGTGGAACTGCTCGAGCAGGTAGAGGGGGTGGTGGGCTTTGTGGAGGTGCTCCGGCACATTCCCGCTCATTATCGGTTGCTCCAGAGGATAAAAGAGCGCCTCCGAGCGGGTCATGTTGCGCTCGTGATTCTGATTGATTATCCGGGCTTCAACATGCGTGTCGCGGCGGCGGCGCGTGACGCGGGCGTTCCTGTGCTGTATTACATCACGCCGCAGGTGTGGGCGTGGCGCGAGGGGCGACTCGCCACGATGGCGCGCGTGATCACCAAGGCCGCCGTCATCTTGCCGTTTGAGGAGGCGTTGCTCCGTCGCCACGGTGTGGATGCGACGTTTGTGGGACATCCGCTATTAGACCGCAGCGGGAATCTTCCGGATCGTGCGGCCGCGCGAGCGAAGCTTGGTCTCTCGCCTGAGGGTGAACTGCTGGCGCTGTTCCCAGGAAGCCGTCCGCAGGAGATTCTTCGACATCTCGACGATTTTCTCTCGGTGGCGCGCGCACTTGAGGCGCTGCGGCCTGGGTTGAAGGTGGTGGTGAGTGTCGCGCCGACCATCACCCTCGATGCGTCGCGCATTCCGTACCCGATGGTGGCGTCGGCGTCGTTTGATGTACTCCGCGCTGCCGATGTGGCGCTGTGCAAGAGTGGGACGACGACACTCGAGGCCGCCGTGGCTGGCTGTCCGTGTGCGATTGTGTACCGCACGAGCGCGGTGAGTTACGCGATTGCCAAACGTCTGGTGAAGATCAAACACATCGGCCTGCTCAATATTGTCGCCGGCAGAGAAGTGGCGCCGGAGTTTGTGCAGGATGCCTTTGAGCCGTCGCGTGTGGCCGCCGCATTGTCACCGTTGTTTGAGGCGGCGTCGCCGGAGCGAGTCGCCATGCTCGCGGGCCTCGATGCGGTGCGCGCGTCATTGGGCGCTCCCGGCGCATCGGCGCGTGTGGCGCAGATGGCGGCGGAGATGGTGCCGTGA
- a CDS encoding Gfo/Idh/MocA family oxidoreductase, whose translation MTKTFAVGVAGTGSLGFHHARILRDVPGMVMKGFYDANAERAAKVAEELGLTAYPTLDAMLAEVDAVSVVVPTPAHHAVAKAAILAGKHVLIEKPITTTLEQADELVALAKQHGVLVQIGHIERFNRAIRAALPYVDQPMFLDSDRLAPFSPRGSDVAVVLDLMIHDIDLLLTLTGAKVKDMSATGIPVLTPFPDIANARLTFENGAVATITASRVSKDRMRKLRIFQRNGYLSLDLGAGTGELYRLRSDVDLVELARTAQPLEAFVERVPLEAPEGEPLRLELESFAAALRGEAPVAVTGEAGREALAVALRIMRDIELSLPAAAALRAGGPARA comes from the coding sequence ATGACCAAGACCTTCGCCGTGGGCGTGGCCGGCACGGGAAGCCTGGGGTTTCATCACGCGCGTATCCTGCGGGACGTGCCCGGTATGGTGATGAAGGGCTTTTACGATGCGAACGCCGAGCGAGCGGCGAAGGTGGCAGAGGAACTCGGACTCACGGCGTACCCAACGCTCGACGCGATGCTCGCGGAGGTTGACGCGGTTTCCGTGGTCGTCCCGACGCCGGCGCATCATGCGGTGGCGAAAGCGGCGATCTTGGCCGGCAAGCACGTGCTGATTGAGAAGCCGATCACGACCACGCTCGAGCAGGCGGACGAACTCGTGGCGCTCGCCAAGCAGCATGGAGTGCTGGTGCAGATCGGGCACATTGAGCGGTTCAACCGCGCGATCCGCGCCGCGTTGCCGTACGTCGATCAGCCGATGTTTCTCGACAGTGATCGTTTGGCGCCGTTTAGCCCGCGCGGATCGGACGTGGCGGTGGTGCTCGATCTGATGATTCACGACATCGATCTGCTCCTGACGCTGACCGGTGCGAAGGTGAAGGACATGTCGGCCACGGGAATTCCCGTACTGACGCCCTTCCCGGACATTGCGAACGCGCGCCTCACGTTTGAGAACGGGGCCGTGGCGACGATTACGGCGAGTCGCGTGTCGAAGGATCGCATGCGCAAGCTGCGCATCTTCCAGCGGAACGGCTATCTCTCGTTGGATCTTGGCGCTGGGACCGGTGAGTTGTATCGGTTGCGGTCGGATGTGGATTTGGTTGAGCTCGCGCGCACCGCGCAGCCGTTGGAAGCGTTTGTCGAGCGGGTGCCCCTTGAAGCGCCAGAGGGCGAGCCCCTTCGACTCGAGCTGGAGAGCTTCGCGGCGGCACTGCGCGGCGAGGCGCCGGTAGCGGTGACGGGCGAGGCCGGGCGCGAAGCGTTGGCCGTGGCGCTGCGCATCATGCGCGACATCGAACTGTCGCTCCCTGCCGCCGCCGCGTTGCGTGCGGGCGGACCCGCCCGTGCGTGA